One Leucoraja erinacea ecotype New England unplaced genomic scaffold, Leri_hhj_1 Leri_910S, whole genome shotgun sequence genomic window, atatatatatgtgtatatatatatatatatatatatatatatatgtgtatatatatgtgtgtgtatatatgtatatatatatgtgtatatgtatatatatatatatatgtatatatatatatatatatatgtgtgtgtgtatatatgtgtgtgtatatatatgtgtgtgtatatatatatatatatatatatatatatatatatatatatgtgtgtatatatgtatatatatatatatatatatatatatatatatatatatatatgtgtgtgtgtatatatatatatatatatatgtgtatatatgtgtgtgtatatatgtatatatatatgtatatatatatatgtatatatatatgtatatatatatgtgtgtgtatatatgtatatatatatatgtatatatatgtgtgtgtgtatatatgtatatatatatatatatgtgtgtatatatatatatatgtgtatatgtgtgtatatatatgtccttaagaattggtcatatttatctattagtctgagtctcatttcttcaaggtgtgctatgtccatcatattcctaatccacattttaatagttggtgtagcagtatttttccaaaatttaagtatcaatttctttccaggatagttttctaaaccaacatgtagagggaccaacgagagagcaggctattctagactgtgtattgagtaataaccatataacaattacagcacggaaacaggccatctcggccctacaagtccatgccgaacaaatttttttccccttagtcccacctgcctgcactcgtaccataaccctccattcccttctcatccatatgcctatccaatttatttttaaatgataccaatgaacctgcctccaccacttccactgggagctcattccacaccgccaccactctctgcgtaaagaagttccccctcatattacccctaaacttctgtcccttaattctgaagtcatgtcctcttgtttgaatcttccctattctcaaagggaaaagcttgtccacatcaactctgtctatccctctcatcattttaaagacctctatcaggtccccccttaaccttctgcgctccagagaataaagacctaacttattcaacctatctctgtaacttagctgttgaaacccaggcaacattctagtaaatctcctctgtactctctctattttgttgacatccttcctataattgggcgaccaaaattgtacaccatactccagatttggtctcaccaatgccttgtacaattttaacattacatcccagcttctattctccatgctctgatttataaaggctagcgtactatatatatatatatatatatatgtatatatatgtatgtgtatatatgtatgtgtatatatatgtgtatgtatgtgtatatatgtatgtatgtatatatatacgtatgtgtgtgtatatatatatgtatatatatatatatgtatatatgtgtgtgtgtatatatatatatatgtgtgtgtgtatatatatatatatgtatatatatatatatatatatatatatatatatatatatgtatatatatatatatatatatatatatgtgtgtgtatatatatagatatatatatatatatacacatatgtatatacacacacacatatatatatatatatatatatatatacatacatatatatatatatacacatatatatatatatacatatatatatatatatacaatctaTATATAtcaatgttatatatatatacattcgaTTGTTCTGTATTTATATACATATTCAATGTTACAACACATCCGATTgtgctgtatttatgcctacaatattccgttgtgctgcagcaagcaagaatttcattgtcctatctggggcatgtgacaaactctcttgacttgatatgCAACAAATCTTGCTCACAAGAGCACTCAAGATCAGACACTCTTTCTAAAACACGACAGTGACTAGATCGCCGAGAGGTTCCTGCTATCTGTTCTATAGAAATGGAAACAGCCACTTTGGAGAcaggtgataagtgataggagcagaattaggccattcggcccatcgagtccactgcgccattcaatcacggccgatctatctctccctcctcacccattctcctgctttctccccataacccctgacacccgcactaatcaacaatctatctatctctgccttaaatatatccactgacttgtggcctccaccgccgactgtggcaaagaattccacagattcaccacagagggtggtaggtgtgtgtgagtgtgtatgaatgcgtgtgcgtgtgtgtacttgtttagtttagtagatgttatagatacagcacggaaacaggccgtttggtccaccgagtccgcgccgaccagcgatccccacacactaacactatcctacacacactcactagagaacaatttacaatctttactggagccaattaacctataaacccgcacgtgtttgtagagtgtgggaagacaccggagcgcccggagaaaacgcacggggagaacatgcaaactccgtttagatagcacccgtggtcgggatcgaacccgtgtctccggcgctgtgaggcagcagctctacctgctgtgttgTCTTGCTGGGGGAGGTAGGGTGTGTCTCAGATGGAGATTTGGATCACGGATGTCTCGGGTATCGGCTCCAATCGGTTACTCTCCTCACCCCGTTACTGGTATTCATCTCGTGTGGCCCTCAGAGGAGACAGGAGCATGTCGTCCAGCTGTAACACAGTCTAACATCTGTCAGAGAGGGCAAgtaagacaacagacaataggtgcaggcgtaggccatttggcccttccagccagcactgccattcaatgtgatcatccccaatctgtatcccgttcctgccatctccccatatcccctgactgctatttttaagagccctatctatctcttgaaaacatccagagaatcagtctccaccaccatttgaggcagagaattccacagactcgcaactctgtgagaaaaagtgtttccttgtctccgttctaagtggcttactccttattcttaaactgtggcccctggttctggactcccccaacatcgggaacatgtttcctgcctctagcgtgtccaaacccttaataatcttatatgtttcaataagatagcctctcatcctaaattacagagtatacaagcccagtcgctccattctctcagcatatgacagtcctgccatcccgggaattaaccttgtaaacccacgctgcactccctcaatagccagaatgtccttccttaaattaagggaccaaaactgcacacaatactccaggtgtgatctcactagggctctgtacaactgcagaagaacctctctgctcctatatttgattcctcttataaaggtcaatatgccattcgctttcttcactacctgctgtacctgcatgcttactttcatagactgatgtacatggacccccagatcccgttgtacttccacttttcccaaattgacgcaatttagatagtaatctgccttcctgtttttgctgccaaagtggagaacctcacagGGTAGGGGGTtacagagacggggagagggggtgtagtGTTACCTTGCTCAGAGATTCGACCATTGGGACAAGGATGGAGGTGATGAAGATGATTTGTGTGTGTGGTTTAGAAACTCGCCCGTTCCATAATCGGCGTCACAGGTAAACCTTCCGCCTTCTCTCTGTCACCCTGTGACAGAGGCAAGGAGATGTggaccagcactccctcctcaccgccgctcattccctctctctcactcttttaccctctctctcctcaccgcctctctctctctctccctcctcaccgcccctcattcactctctccctctccctcctcaccgcctctctctccccctctccctcctcagcacccctcattccctctctccctctccttcctcaacgcccctcattccctctccctccctactcaCTGCCCCTCATTcgctctctcattctctccctcaatgcctctcatcccctctccccttcccttcctccctctctctccctttccaatCCTCCCTTTCCcatcctccctttctctccctctctttccttccctccctccctttccctctctctccatccctctctctctctccctccctctgttccTATCTGCATGAAATACTCCTGCAGCAGACAGTCGACTCACGGATCTGAAACCTGTAGAGATCGCACCTCATTCGAAGTGTCACAGCATTTAATTAGAACGTGCTCAAGCTGAGGAAAGTGGAggaagggatgggaggagaggaagggggaggggaggagagttgagtttagttccgTACAGCTCCAGTCCTTATGCACTTAATTGTCTCTCAAACCCCCTCTCACTTACCAGTCTTACATGTTCTGGGTTTGTGAAGTTAAAGACCTCTACACACTGCGAGAAATCAGGCGTGATatccctgtgttcaagaaggaactgcaggtgctggaagatcgaaggtacctaaaaatgctggagaaactcaacgggtgcagcatgatctatggagcgaaggaaataggcgacgtttcgggccaaaacccttcttcagactgatggggggtggggggggagaaggaaggaaaaagggaggaggaggagcccgagggcgggggggatgggaggagacagctcgaggggtaaggaagggaggagacagcaagggctagcaaaattgggagaattcaacgttcataccatccggacgcaagcaacccaggcggaatatgaggtgctgttcctccaatttccggtgttgctctggcaatggaggagacccagaacagagaggagagtgggcggaggagggtgtcagtggctgggtataggttgctcctctggccGAGGAACAACCGGAGGGcttttgaggccatcctggtgggggatggaggtgtagagtgactggacatccatggtgaagatgagggggtgggggcctagagagtggaatgcgtggaggcggcggagagtgtctgaggtgtctagaacgtaggtgggaagggatttgaccaaggggtcaaggtatgtggagatgagtttggtggggcacgaacagcagagacaatgggtctgccgggtttgtggattttggggagaaggtaaaacgggccgtgcggggctggggaatgatgaggttggaagcttggtcgggcagggcgtgggagttgatgaagtcggtgatggtgctggagatagcggcctggtgctcgtcagtggggtcatggtccaggggtaagtaggaggaggtgtccgagagttggtgcatggcctcagctttgtagagatcgatgcgccagactaccacggcacctcccttgtcggctggtttgataacccaatctgggtttttgcaaagtgattcaatggcagtgcgttcagggggggagagattggagtgagacgggagtggagaagaggtcttacctttgtccccctccatccccatctcaatgagttccgtgcccaccacgacttggagcgcttctaccgtcgcctccgcctcacagcgcacttccatgggaaggagtcctcgccccccaatgatgaccctttttcccctctccaacgcaccccctcctcgtggaaagcccctcgtaacgtcccggctctggaactctatCCAGACCTGCCGCCACAACGTCAACCGCATCAACTTCTCcattcccctgtctcactccaatctctcccgcctgaacgcactgccattgaatcactccacaAAAACCCAGGACTCGaacagctgaatggcctactcctgcacctattgtctattgtctaaatctaactatctcttgaaaacttccagtgaatcagcctccactgccttctgtggcagagatttccacagattcacaactctctggtgggaaatgtttttcctcgtctcagtcctaaatggccgactcctttCGTAAAAGTCCGGGGAGCagattcaggccattcggcctatcgagtctactctgacattcattcacatctgatttatctctccctcctaaccccattctcctgcctactccccataacccctgacacccgcactaatcaactatctatctctgccttaaacatattcactgacttgtggcctccaccgcggACTGTGACAACGAATcccagattcacctccctctggctaaagaaattcctcctcatctccttcctgaaggaacgtcctttaattctgaggctgtgcactctggtcctagactctcccaatcccTCTCCTCAGTTTCTCCCTTCCCATCTCGCTCTTACCCCTACTCGTCTCCCCAAagcctctctccctcctaaccctctcCCCTCcgttccacctctcccctcccctctcacccattCTATCCTTCCCCtctattcctcctctccccctctcctctcccctaccctctcttctcctcctccctttcaccgcccctctcctccccttcaccgcccctctccattcttctctcctctctccatgtctctccccatttctctcctctccctctcctcccctctccccctctccccttcaccttgtgGATCTCAGCGGCCTCTCCCTCGGCCGTTCCGGCGAATATATCGCACTCCTCCTCAGCCAGGATCTGAAAAGCGACCGCGCAATGATATTGTTCCAGCGACGAGCGATCTCCGTATCGGCTCCACAACTCAGTGGCTGCCTCAGTgggattgggagagtctaggaccatagtgcacagcctcagaattaaaggacgttccttcaggaaggagatgaggaggaatttctttagccagagggaggtgaatctgtgggattcgttgtCACAGTccgcggtggaggccacaagtcagtgaatatatttaaggcagagatagatagtt contains:
- the LOC129695026 gene encoding high affinity cGMP-specific 3',5'-cyclic phosphodiesterase 9A-like; translation: LNVQEKYKDNPFHNFHHSFSVIQMMHGLVHLCELQEQLAPIEILILITSAICHDLDRPGLNNVQAATELWSRYGDRSSLEQYHCAVAFQILAEEECDIFAGTAEGEAAEIHKVKGRGGEGRRLDDMLLSPLRATRDEYQ